The genomic interval TGACGACACCTGTCCAATTAGAAGTCGACGTCGATGTAAAGGTCGTTTTGGACGTTGAGGTGCCAACAGTTAAAATAAAAGAGGAAAAGAGAAAACTTACTTATGGTTTCATGGATACTAGCTTTAATTTAGATGAGACTACCAAGATGATGAAAATAGCATTGCCCTATGTTCTTAGAGCAGCTGAAATCGAGAACTCAATCTTTCGTTTAGCCGCTGAATTAGAAAAGACTCAACGTCTTATGAATGCCCTTGAGTATCTTATCATCCCTAGTTACCATGAAAATATTAAATTCATTTCATCTAGTCTAAACGAGAGGG from Candidatus Methylarchaceae archaeon HK02M2 carries:
- a CDS encoding V-type ATP synthase subunit D, translated to MSVSFGRKALPTKLELIRIKRSLVVADAVHKILEDKREILLRRLDELIRETITARDAMGEPLSDAYQALFNAYLKLGPMELESIALTTPVQLEVDVDVKVVLDVEVPTVKIKEEKRKLTYGFMDTSFNLDETTKMMKIALPYVLRAAEIENSIFRLAAELEKTQRLMNALEYLIIPSYHENIKFISSSLNEREREDFARLKHVKRILERSRSSE